gtgtgtgtgtgtgtgtgtgtgtgtgtgtgtgtgagtgtgtgtgcgtgctgcAGCATGCACACAAAATGAATGTCAGAGGACATATGGGACTTGTTTTGTTCTTGCCATTATGTGGGTCCCagtatcaaactcagatcacaAAGCTTGGTGCTAACTGCCTTTACTAGCTGCTGAGCTGTTTTGCTGGCTCATTATTTTCCCCTGAAATTTTCACTTACACTTCTCTCTattctcttttcccattctgacaGATACTGAGCACATTTTTTTTGGCAAGAGTTGTGGTGGCAGTCTGGCAGTTGAGATAATATGCTGTTCTTCCTGGTTGTTTAACCTTTTTACGAAGCTTACTAAGGTTACATTCCTCTGAGGGAAACCTGGAAGGGTTAGAAGAGAAAACAACTGTCCCTTAATACATTGGCACCTGAAGTAGGACACTTAGAGCTGATCTTAATTTAAGATTAATATTCTGTTGTCTCATCAGCCTGAGAAGACAGAGGCTTGGAAGGCTTACATCCTTGGAAGATGTAAGATGTTTCTTCttagttgcttccaggttcttgctattacaaataatgcttctatgaacattgttgaacagaggtccttgttgtatgaatgtgcttcttttgggtatattcctaagagtggaattgctggatcttgtggtagactgattcccattttcttgaggtcgccatactgatttccaaagtggctgtacaagttggcactcccaccagctgtggagtagtgttcccctttctccacatcctttccagcatgaactgtcattggtgtttttgattttggccattctgacaggagtaagatggtatctcagagttgttttgatttgcatttccctgatggctaagcatgttgaacactttctttcagccattttagattcctctatgggtagagaaaatgtggtacatttacacagtggagtactactcagtgggaaaaaaatggaatcttgaaattcacaggcaaatgaatggaactagaagaaaccattctgagcgaggtaacccagtcacaaaaagacaaatatggtatgtactcactcatatatggattttagacatagagcaaaggaatagcagcctaaatccacactgccagagaagccaggaaacaaggacgagtctaagagagacatgcatggtccccggagaactggaaagggacaagatctcctgagcaaattgggagcatggggggagggaagacggagctaggagaatgagaaggggagaagaggaggggtgaggaggacatgagggagcaggaaggttgaactgggggaagaatagaggagagcaggataagagataccaaaatagagggagacattataggtttaaagagaaatcaggcactcggGAAATGtctgacaccagctaacaatctatgccctcccctgataatgaaattgatgactaacttatatgctatcctatagtcTCAGCAGCTGGTGGCAAtaaaagcagacacctacagctaaacactgaactgaactggaatccagttgcagagaaggaggagtgatgagcaaaggggtccagaccaggatggtgaaacccacagaaacagctgacctgaacaagggtgagcatTTGGtgcccagattgatagctgggaaaccagcatgggactgatccagaccccatgaacgtgggtgtcagtgaggagaccttggaaatctttcGGACCCcttgtagttgatcagtacttatccctagcataggaatggactttgggagcccatcccacatggagggatactccttgagcctagacacactggggtgggcctagtccctaccccaaatgatatgacagactctgaagagccccttcccatggaagacctcactctccctggggagcacaaagggtatgggataggtagggtgttagttgggggggggcaggggaggagggagagggaactgggattgacatgtaaaacaatcttgtttctaattcaaataaaaaatggagaaaaaagaagatataTCATTGTAAAGTCTAATAATTACATGTTATTTAAATGATACCAGCCAGAATATGACACTTCTTagttctgtaaaataaaatattcaaattcaaatgtgggggggaaaaaaaagatgtctCTTCTTGGGCGGTATCTCTAAGTGGCTACAGACCTCAAGTCTTTGGTCTTCTGCTACCCTCTTGTGGACAAGTTAGGAATAACAATTGAAGATTTCAAAGTGCTATGTAAGAATTGGTTGAGGGTTAGTGAGTGGGTGGGACTAGGGTTACCAGAAAACAGGAGTCAAActgttaatgatgcaaagatactcTCCTCTTTTTCACAACTTTATTTTTTGCTCCAGACGCATGGTTTTCAGTGAGAATATGGCCACCTGAAGACACCGGTGCTTTTCACCAGTGTCCCTGAGCAGCTCCCTTGGGGTGTCATGTCGGTCCTCCCACACCTCCTCTTCCTGGAGTTGCACACCTGTAGGTTTCTTCCTCTGGTTTTGTGGCTCTCATGCCACTCCGTCACCGACTCTTTCTCTACTGTTTTCTGCAACCTGTACACCTTCCTTTACAGTCCTGCTGCTGCATCCCTGACACCCCCTCCCAGCACTGCTCAGGTCCTGCACAGCTGCGGTCCTTTTGTTTGGAAAGTGAGAGAGGGAAACACTTGAACACAATGAGGGGAAGGGATTCTGAGTCATTGGGCATGCCCTGCTGGAATCTGGTGCTGTCTTCGTCACAGAACCATCTTACAGCCCAGCTGCTTCCCTCCCGGGTCAGCAGCCCCCACCTATCACCCTGCCCAAACTGGCTCTCCATCCCCTTCCACAAAGAGTCACAGTGGCCTTGGGGCCCTTCCCGCTCCTGCCACTGGGGGAGGATGGGTTGTATGGCCTTTCTACTACCTGTCTCCTGGGTCTTCTCTTCCCAGCTGGGAGCCAGGAAACCACCCAGGAACCTGGCCGGATTTCCCTCCCATCATGCTTCCAGGCCCTGCCGCAGCCTCCGGTCCAGGGCTAGGAGCTGCCTCAAGAAGCCCCGGTTGGGGATGATGCCACGGTGATCCTTGACTTTTTTGATGGCCTCCACAAGGGTGAAGTGATGGTACAGCATAAGGTAGGCCAGCACCAGGGTGGCCGATCTGCTCACTCCCACAGCACAGTGAACGAGGATCTTCCCTgtgaagaggcagacagagagacatcTGAGAGACGGCCGAGTTAAGGCCTGGAGAATTGGAAAGAGATCAGCACGGCCAAGTGAATAGACCAAGGTAAATCAAGGCACAGTGAGACTGGAATGGGAGAGGATGAGCGGTGTTTAGAATGTAGATCCTGGACTGGTCAGACGGCTCAGAGTGGAAAGGCATTTTCCACACAAGCCCGATGACTTGAGTTCCAGcctcagaactcatgtaaaggtCAGAAAGACCTGTCTCTACAATGTAGAACTCTGATTTCCACAGATCCATTgagacacacggacacacggacacacacacacacacacacacacacacacacacacacacacacacacaccttctcagTAGCAAAGCATGCGCTTAGCATGAGCAAGGCCTAGGAGCTCAATCCCAAGCACTTCTAACAAACAATGAAGGTCCCTGGCAAAGGGGGGAGGCCTAGGCAGAATAGAATGGAGAAGGAATTCTGAAGCTTGGTATTCATGAACCTGAGTGGCATTCAGGGGTACAGTCTCAGTCCTGTTGTTAATCAGAGCTTTGAACAGAGCAGGTTCTCCACTGACATTGGCTGGGTGCATCAACAGGAATCCTTCCATGTTGAATCTATTCTGTCTTAGGTCTTCCCCAACCCTTCTTTTTGTGCACCTGTGTATGGTGGATATATGTgttcgtggtgtgtgtgtgtgtgtgtgtgtgtgtgtgtgtgtgtgtgtgtgtgtgtgcccgtatGCAGATGGGAATATACAGGTGTGAGTGGGCTTATGGAGGTCAAAAGTCAATGTTGGGTGCTTCCTTAGCGGTTCTCcatctaatttatttatttttgacataggCTCTCTTGTTGAATCTATAGTTTGCAGAATAGGCTAGTCAGGCAGGAGCTTCCTAAGCTTTGCCTCACCAGTGATTGGAGACAGTGCCTTTGTATGAAACATTCTTTACCACCCAAGCCATCCCCTCAGTTCCTCCCTAATACCTTTGTTGCTTGAATTTTTGGcatttgagactgggtcttgctaTATTGCCCAGGCTAAGCTCAAGCTTATGTTTAAACGGGgcccctgccttagcctctggaGTAGCTGGGACTATGTGTACACCCtacttctcctcccttctctcttgctgTTTCTCTCAAACACTGACTATATTTTTATCTAGTATATGGCTGTTACTTGATATTTGGTGTGGATTGAGTCCCAGAAAACCTCCCTATTACCAACAAGTGTGGATGCTCAGTTCCCACATATAAAAtgatatcacatttttttttggcATAAAACCCCATACACCCTCGTATAGTTTTGACCATTCCTGGATTATTTATGTCCACTAACACAATGTAAATTCTCTGTAGATACTTGTTATGGTATATTGTCCATGGAATAATACTTCCACCCCCAAATATTTTCTATCTGTGGTCGGTTGAATCCAGTGATGCAGAACCCAGCAATATGAAGGGCCAGCTGCATTTTTTTCCTGATaactaaagcattttaaaaaccatatttAATGTTTTTGGGATGGCAGGAAAGTATGGAAAtaggtttaaaaatataaaagttacgACATTCATAACCTCAGTGTCTAGGAGTAGCTTTCACTTTAAATGATGCCCTCATCTCTTTCAAACTACTACCTTGAAAAAGATGATtgagagaacatttttttttctttccttagcaCTTAAGTTAGCTCCTTGGTTCCTAAGCAGCTTGTCTTACTGCTAAGTCTTTGCTCCATCTTTGAATCCTGCAGATCCTGAATGCcacacccatcccatccctctagcctttctgcttcccctcctACCTCCTGGCTGGCTCAGTGCCCGGTGGATGAAGTCCGCAGCTGTCTGAAAGTGGATGCTCATGTCAAAGGCGGGAGAGTCATGGGCCTCGACACCCAGGTAGCGGATGCCTAGTCCCTCATAGGCCTCGGGGGTGCCTCTCCACCTGCTGTGTGAGGCGTTGAGGACATGGGTGATGCCCAGGCGACGAAGCTCTCGGCGGTTGTTGGCCATGTCCCTGTGTTAAATAGAAGttagaaagggaatggggaagcCAAGATGCCAGGAAACTTCATCCTAGGTGCTATTGTTGGCTATGTACATCCACTGTATTTACCAACGACCTACAACAGAGGAAGATGCAGAGTTGGGGTCTCATCTTGTGAGCAGTGTTTGAGAGGTCTGGAAATGATTGCACTAGGGAAGAGAACTCTAAGTGCATGGGGTTAAGATGACTGTGATTGAATACTGGGAGTGCTCCGAGGAAGTGGAATTTTCCCTGATCTGTAGGGCTCTAAAGGGCAGAACTAGGCTGAAAGGATTCAAGATCCAGAAAGCCAATTTTGATTTCACATGAGGGAAATGTACATTAAGAGAGATCGCTAGCTGGGGATGGGGTAGAGCACTTCAGGGAAGTCATTTTCCTGACACCAgggtgtccaggcagagagaagtcCACTGTGGACAATCCGGGAACTGTGGAGGGGTGTGTCCATCAGGACAGTTGTGGGACCTGCTCCTATTTCAGGTCATAGCTAGGGCTATGGATGTAATTTCATGGCAGGGTGTGTGCTTAGTTTGTGCTGTACTCTGGATTCGGTTCCCAGAACCAATAAATgaatgcaggggctggagagatgggcgagtgattaagagcactggctgttcttccagaggtcccatgttcaattcccagctcccacataataGCTCACAAATGTTTATAACATGCAGTTCtgtgggatccaatgccctcttctggggttcagacagaaacacatgtagacaaaacactatTATACTTAAAATACACAGATAAATGAATAGGTGCATTAATTAATAAATAGGTCCCTGGTAATCTTTAGATTATATGGGTCTGATATTCATTCCCCAACCCTCTACTGTTATATAAATTCTACTTGACACCTGGTATCTATTACTCTAGGGCTCTTATTTATTGAGATCTATAGTCACCTTCATATATTCATCTGGTCCATACCCTAGCATCTTAGTGGTAGAAACCCCTCAGACACAATGGTCAGATACTAGCATAGACAAGCCATCTAGTGAAAACTCCCTACCTAGAAAGGCCACCgaacccaaaacaaaaactgatgACACTCCTGCTTCTAGGATGTGTGACCTTGGTGCAAATACAACTTTGCTGAGCTCCGCTCTCCTCATCTGTAACCCAGGGAGGGTGACCCCTTACCTCACAGAGCTGCTTCGAGGATTAAGAAACTGCTgtgccaaaaccaaaaaccaaaacctcaCATATTAGGGAATGAAACCCCTTTGATGGCTCTCTCTTCATTGTCCTTGGCTGCGATGGCTTCACTTGGTCTCCCCTTCAGCTTTCTGCCTACTGTTTCTATCTTAGTGACGACCTTTTCTCAAAGCCACGGCCCAATAGCTGGAAGGTCAGAACAACACTAGCCTACAATGCTGGCACTTCATACAAGCTCATCCAAGTACCACAATTTCttaaacagagtttctctgtccaGAGTTGAGTATTTTAATAATTCCCCCCAAATCCTTCAAACTTCTACTCTTTATTCACTGATCTGTCCCCTTCAATCTTCAACCTGGAATCTGCAAAGTGAGTCAGTGTCTGCCTGCCACCTTTCTCCTTggacacgcatgcacacactcagaCATGGTCCCCCCTGGGCCATCCATTACATACTGGTCTCCGAGGTAGAGGCCTGGCCAGACCTCGTCAGCATGGTTACAGGCTGTCTTGCCTGTGTAGAGGAGCCTCTCCAGCTCAAAGACGTTGAGGAAGGGATGGTGGGCAGTGGGCATCTCCTCAAGGCTCCCTCTAGTACGAACAGGGGATCGTGAGCTGCTGCGGGAGAAGCGGGCCATAAAAGTCATGGAGGCCCAGAGCCAGTTACCGGGGCACATCTTCGAGGTGGCAGGAACCGTGGCTGCTGTAGGGTGGCTTGAGTGATGATGGTCTCAGTCACCAGGTAGCTGCTGCTGGAAGCAAAGGGGTGTCAGGCATAGTTGAGTGAGTTCAGAaaagctctttctttttctcctggcaGGCTGGGTCCTGAGGGGTAGGTCCTTAAGCAACAGAAGGCAAGGCTAGCTAGCCTAAGAGCTGAACTGCCTCCTCTCTCTGGCTACTGTGGGTCCCTCCACTAAGTTCTGGCTCTGGCACCCAAGGAGGTGGGAGTCACATGTCCTTGTTTACGGGAAGAAGGAGTTGCCCAGCTGCTGTTTCTCCTCCATTGCCCTACCCCCCACTGCCAACAAACGCAGaaacgcacacacatacattggaCACTTGGGTGCTTCTACACACTGCTGGGACACTTGCCAGCCCAGATCTGGGTCTCATCtggctggggttataggcagagCATCCAGGGAGCTGGGATGGGGATGGAAGTGGCTGCAGAGCCATCCAGAGAGAATAACCAGGAAGATAACAGCAGCTGGGACAATGACATATGCCAGATATGCCTCCTGGGTGCCAGCGAGATGAAGTTCCTTAACCCATCCCTGCCCTGCATGTTGCCAAGATAAGCTTGTCATGGGGAAGGCTATTGGGAGGGTGAGAGTGGGAAATGATGAAAAGAGGAAAAGTGAGCTTGCTGAATGTAAGAGCTGATGGAAGAAGGCTTCAGTCTATGCACAGGAGCGTGGGAGTGGGAGGAGTGAGCCTCTCCTTTGACTAAACCTCATCCCTAAGGAGAGAAGTCTGAGTCAAAGCAGGGTTGGagctttgtgtctgtgtctgtggtgggGGCGGGGCAGAAGTGGGAGAAgcaaggtgtgtgtgggtggggttggggggagggcgGCTAAGAGATCCCACAGGCACAGGGGCAGCTGAGAGGTCCAGAATTGTCATCTTTGTTGCAGTTGACATCTACTGAACCTGTACAGTACATGGATCAGGGAAAGCCATGAGGGACCTAGCAGGTGTGTCTCAGAGTACCTGTAGAGAGAGACCTTGGGAAAGTGGGCTCCCGAGCTTGCCTTTGAGACTTGCCCTAGGACATTTGGGCAAACATACAGCTATGGGAGACCCCCTTGTCTTCACTTTCAGGTAGGGTCCTGCGGTTTTGCAAGGGCAGGCGAACCTGCAGAATTCCCTCCTATCCCCTTTGCTGCTGTCTGCCTTAGGGACCACAACTGAACGTCCAGCAATAAGAAGCCATCTTGGCCCATGGCCATACGTACAGTGATCCCATCCCACACTCCCAGCCAGGCCTAGCTTTCTCTTCTCCCAGGGTCAGGAGACACCAGTCTCTCAGAAGACACCACAAACAAGGGCAGTGGGATTGCACCTAGCGAAGGATGAGTCGGTATCCAGGAGTTCAGGGACAGGTAGGTTTTCAAAGGCTGGGTTAGAAGAAGCACAGAAATCTAGCACTACAATtgacatcatcaccaccaccaccaccaccaccaccaccaccaccaccaccaccaccaccaccacaacacgTACCTCTCCTCCTGGGGCTCAAAAACCCATCCTTTCTCTGCAACAACCTTCCTCAGAATAGATTCTTCTGCCTTAGTGATTGATGATGAGAGGTAAGGAGCTGGAAGGAGAGCCGAAGCAGGGAGCAGCTGTCCTCAGGACTGTTCCTCCTGGCGTGGTGGAGCCAGGCTCAGTCCGGAATACACCCCTGGGCCTTCTCCAATCCCATTAACCCGCCGCCAGAGGCTCTGGCCCCTGCACCCTCCCTCCGTCTACTGTCGCGGTAGTAACAGGTTCGTGGCTGTCGCCTTAGCCCTATGACTACCCAGACAGCCTGGCGCTGAGGAGAAGCGAGGCTCAGAGAGGCGCGTGGCAATGCTCCTATGTCCCCGTCCTGCCCCGATCCCTGTCCCCTCGCCCACACGTCTCTACCTCCTGCTCGCGAGGGTCTTAGATACCGAGGTGGCCTGCAGGCTCCCGCAGTCCGGCGCCCATGGCTCCCGCGCGGCCCCCGCCGCTGCGCCGCCGCCCCGGCGCGCAGGTGGATCACAGCTATTTTTAAGCCATGACACGCACATGGAAGCAAGTTCCTATCAGTGTGCGCCCTGGTGACACCCAGGGACACCGTCTCGCGCAGCGGTGGGAGCCGCCACACCGCAGCGACACAGCCCGCCCCTGTTTACAGCCCCGCGTAGCCCCGCAGCCCCGCCTCGTCTGCACGCCAGGGCTGCTGCCCGGCAGGCCAATGGCAATGGCTTGTGTAAGCCTTCTCAGGCAGGGTCTTCACACTGCTCGTTCTTCCCAGACAGAATTAATGAATTACGGACAGGGAGGGCCTGCTCCCTTCATTTGCACACTTACTCCAGAGAACAACCCTCAGCCACCCTTACTATTACCGGCGTTTGCCATATGCCAAATGCTTCACCTGTCTTAAGCGAGTTTTATACTCATCAGAGATATAGAAGGTGAACATCTTTATCTGCATTTTACGAAGGAAAAGGCCGAAGCATAGAGAGGCTAAGCCCAGGTCACCAACTAGGTATTGGTAGAGCCGAGCTTCACAAGATGGTAGTGAGACTCTGCAGTCCATGCCATGATCTGTCCCAGCCGTGCTTCCTACACAAGGAGTTTCATCTTGGGGCTCATTCAAAAATGCTATTTCCACATGTTCAGTACACGTTGCACTCTGCTCACCTCTGAGGGAAttaatctttatttctttctcacaaGCTGTCTTTTAGTGGTTTTACCAACATCTACTCATCTATGGTCAGCACCAAGACCCGAAACATTCAGAGTCAAGGTCAGTGTTGCCTTTCCTAAATGTGCCCCTCACTGCTTGTCTtcaggtttctgttgctgagatgaaacaccaggaccaaaaagcaagttgaggaggaaagggtttatttggccttaTACTTCCACAGTTCAACATACAGTTCATtattgagagaagtcaggacaggaactcaaacagggcaggatcctggaggcaggagctgatgcagtccatggaggggtgctgcttaatggcttgctccccatggcttgatctgcctgctttcttatagaacccaggactccAGCCCAGGGACAGCATCACCGGCGATGGGCTGAGCCTTCCCacaacaatcactaattaagaaaacgaCTTACTGCTTggcctacagcccagtcttatggaggcttTTTCTCGTTTAAGGCTCCCTCttgtcagatgactttagcctgtgtcaagctgacacgaAACCACCCAGCACATGGAGAGACCCATAGTGGGGAACGAGGACGATTGTGATCACATGTTACCATTGAGAAGCAggcagagttccacctgcctaccggaaggaaggcaggagacaggtaagcaggggcaggggcagggcaggTAGGATATGAAGGCAGGGTGAACTGCGGTTGAGGTTAAGAGCTCGGACATCCCCAGCCATGAGAATAGCTGAGACTGTATCTGTGGGCCAAAGGAAGAACCATCAGCCACAACACCAACCACCCCAAGTCTTCGGGACAGTTGGGCACCTCCATAGGCTGCCCTTTGACCCTGCAGACAGTGTATGGTCCTGTCCTTTTCTTCTCTAAAGAAGCAGGCTTCCATTCCAACTTCTTCCATCTCTCCTAGTccctttttttttgtcatggcAGTTTTTCATAGAGACGAAATCCTCAACGTCTGAAATTATTGacctggccaggtgttggtggtgcatgcctttaattccagcacttgggaggcagaggcaggcggatctttgtgagttcgaggccaacctagaCCAGGCCTccctacagagggagttccaggacagactccaaagccacaaagaaaccctgtcttgaaaaaccaaaaaagaaaaaaaattattgacCTGAAAAGTCTGAGATTTTAATTATTAGGCCTAGAAAAACATTCCAAGTGATACCATGCAATAAGTTGTGAAAGAGCACTTAattttgggaggtgggggcaagaagatcaggagtttaaggttagCCTCAGACACATAATGagctcagcctgggctacatgagaccttgcggGTGGGGAGACAGCCTAGGGATGTAGGTCAGTtagaagagtgcttgcctggcatgcatatAATCCTATCATTCagtaggatcagaagtttaagagGGTTGTTTTTTGGCTCCATTGTAAGTTAGGTGTTTGTGGTTATCTGTTCTcaattttgctgctgtttcttgTTCTCATACAGGCTCTTGCTTTGTAGTCTAGGCTGTTCTTTGTAGCTTAGGCTGCCTTTGAACCTCAAAGCTTCCAATCCCatcctcccaagtgtgggattacGGGTGTATGtatgtcaccatgtctggctcccTGAccccaattttttttatttacttgttataCAAGATTTCTGCTTCAACCTTGTATTGCACTTTCCCCTGATACAGGATTTAAGTACAGTATGGATAACCAGGGCATCCCATGCCACAAGTCACCAGAGAAGCTCTTCATGGACCAGCATCTCGATGAAGATGCTTTTCATGAGTCAATCCAGATGGTTTGATGATTTCTGTGTCAGTAGAAGGTCTGTGATGCTTTCAGGTGACACCAGTCTGTAggaagagtggagaggaggaagggaaagggagggctATTGAGGAAAGACAAGGGAGAAGGTGGGATGAGGAAcgaaaggcaggaaagagaaatagcAAGAATTATCTGTCAGTTCCCTGGCCTTCACATATGTCAGTTCATTTAATCCCACCCCCATTTTAAACAGGTATAATCGGCAGTGAATACTCC
The Cricetulus griseus strain 17A/GY chromosome 1 unlocalized genomic scaffold, alternate assembly CriGri-PICRH-1.0 chr1_1, whole genome shotgun sequence genome window above contains:
- the Dusp26 gene encoding dual specificity protein phosphatase 26 gives rise to the protein MCPGNWLWASMTFMARFSRSSSRSPVRTRGSLEEMPTAHHPFLNVFELERLLYTGKTACNHADEVWPGLYLGDQDMANNRRELRRLGITHVLNASHSRWRGTPEAYEGLGIRYLGVEAHDSPAFDMSIHFQTAADFIHRALSQPGGKILVHCAVGVSRSATLVLAYLMLYHHFTLVEAIKKVKDHRGIIPNRGFLRQLLALDRRLRQGLEA